TGACGGGCACGCGGTTTCGTTTCACTCGATTTGTCTTTGGGTGAGCCGACATCGTCAGGTGTAAGCAACACAATGGCAAAACCGACGTTGGAGTGATCTTCAAATTTCTCGATGATGGTTCTACCGGCGTTTGGTTGTTCGTGAAGGATGATTGCTTCTAATCCCAGTTTCTCAACAAATCTCGCGGCAGATTCTTTTGCGGCTTCGTCATGACCGTGAACAATGAAAACTTTGCTCTCCAGAACCATCTGCCGAGTAATTGATTGGGTTGTACCAGGCGCATCAGGAATTAGGTCGAGTTGCTCCAGAAGTGTTTCCAGAATACCAATGAGCGCGCCCATTCTACTTCTGAAGAATTCAACGTAGTCTTCACTGAAGGGGATTTCTGTGATTTGTATTTCACGAAAGAAGGAGTTGTATTCTTCTAAAACAGTAGCGTCGTTGAACAAGCGACCAACTAATTCAACATTGTCCTTAAACCACTTGATTGCATTCTTCTTGGCATTTTTTAGTCTTTCTGGATAGGTCACCAAGTTACTAATCTCAATGCCTTTTTCTATCTGTGTTCTAATTGCTTGTTCAGCTTCATTTCTCGGAACCAGAAGAAGAAGCAAAGACTGGGATGAAACGGAATTTTGAGTTACCATTGCTATACTCCCACCCTCTCCACTATCTCGCGTTCGATCCGATTGTGCCGCTCAATCACCTGTATCACATCGAACGTTTTCAGTTCGCCGTTCCCGACGACGACGCGATTAGTCCAAATTCTCCACGTCCGCCAAATCTTGCAATCGCCCGACTGCTTTCTTGTTCTTTTTCAAGTTTGCCAGTCCAATAAAATTCACATTCACGCCATCTACTTTGACGCGCACACGCGAACGATAACTGCTTGCAAACTCAACGCCCTGCAACTCGTTCAAGATATCAATGCGGCTGGGTGGATTGCCCAATTGAATGATTTGGTCTGGCGCAAGAAAATCATTCACCGTCAAACCAAGTGATGCAAATCCAAACTGCGCCAACGCTTTGACAACGCGCGCGGCATTTTGTGGTGTGCGCTCGACCCACACATCCAGGTCTTTGGTGTAGCGCGGATGTCCATGAAATGCAACCGCGTATCCGCCAATCACCAAGTAGCGCGCTCTATTTGCGTTTAACGACTCGATAAACTCTTTGAAGTCTTGGCTGAACACCGTACTTCCACCCGTGATACTCTTGACGGATTCGTTCTAATGCGTCGAGACGTTCCTGGTATGAACGCGTTTGCCAGTACGCAAAATCGCTCTTTTGATTTCTCATCGAAATCTTTTTGACCGATTTCTGAATCGTTTGCGTAACTCTTTTACGGACTACCATGTTTCGCCTACCGCGCGTTGGAGCGCATCACGCGCAGTTTGATCGTCGATCCGAAATCCAATTGCCTGCAAAGCACGCAACTCATGCGCTGCCGATGCGATCAATCCCTTTTGCTTTGCTAACAAAATGATACCCAGCGTGCCTTTCACGTTCAGCGACAAACTTCGCGCGCATTTTCGCGCGGCTTCGTCGTCAAGAATTGCTGTCCACCCCGGTTCTGCCGATGCGAATGCTAATACCGCCGTTTCGCCGGCACCCAGATCCCAGGCAAGAATTTCAGTGGATGGTGGCGGTGTGTCAACAATCACAAAACGTCCGCCGGTTAATGCTTGTTGCGCCGCGTCTTTTGGTCCCGCCTGAATTTCTTGCGCGACCACGCGCGGAACAGCCACGTGATCTGCCAACGCGAAAAGCAAATCATCGCGACCAATCCGCGCGAGAACGATCAATGGTGAAGCATTGATGACCCAGCGTTCAGCCATGCTTGACTTCCTCGACAATTTCATCGGCATCGTACTGGAATGGCGAAACGCCAAACCGCTGCAACGCAGTCAAAAACTCGCTGCGCGAAACACCGGCGATCTCCGCCGCCTTTGCCTGCGAGATCATCCGCATTTCGTACCATTTGACTGCTGCTGCTAAACGCATCTCGCGCACGAAATTATCTGGGTCTTGGCGCAAAGCGGACAAGACACCTCTGGGCAAATCTATCGAAACATGAACCGTATCCATTTATTCCCCCTTATCGCGCCCCCGCTTTTTCCACCATCTCTTTCGCGATTCGATTGTGCCGCTCAGACGACCTTACGCAATAACGGCGGCGCTTCCCTCTCGAAGAATTGCTTTACACGCTTCCACGATACGCGCTTGAGCATCCGCGGCATTGGATCGGCTTCGGCTTCTTCAAAATAAGTCAATGCCTTGATATAGTGGATCAGATTGACCTCGACGCCTTTGTATTTTTCGCGATACCAATCGAGTACGTCTTCAAGCGTATGCCCAGCGAGGCAGATGTAGTAGAGGTCAATAAAATCACGTTTCTTACCGCGCGTGCCAATCGCATCCAACTTCATCGCGCCAATGTCGGACATGCCGGCAATCGCTGTGTTCAGCACCGTCTCACTTTTCGCAATGAGTGGGTACGAATACCGGAAGAAACTCACTTTGACTTGATCGAATGTTCCGAGCAAAGTGTCTTTCTTCCGTTGCTCTTGCACGAACGCGCCCGTTTTGGCTAGCCGCCGAACCAACGTCACGACATCAAAGGATCGCGGCGTGAAAAAATCCAAATCTACCGAGATACGATGCCCTAAATGCAGAGCCAGTGCGGAACCGCCAGCAAGATAAAATCCATGCGCGATCTTTTTCTCGCCTAGTAATGCCAAGCTTTGCCGGGCTGATTCTGGGAGTGTTTCGATAAACATCGTACCTCGTCTCTGGACAAGCCAAAATACACCGCCCAAAAATTCGCGCTCATTCTGGAAAGTGTGCGGGTTTTTTTCAAGACGCCAATAATTTGGGGTCGCGAATAGTTTTGCAAAAGCCAGCGTGCGGTTTGCGGATTGCCCCACTCCAACAACCGCTCGATCACGTAGGTCGAGTGTCTATTCGCGTCGAGTTTTGCTGGGTCTGTGTCCCAAAAATATCGTCGCGCGAATTGCGGTATTTGCCGTTTTTCTCTTGGTACCACTTTCATCTTCATCGCGCCCCACTCTCTCCGCCATCTCGCGCGCAATTCGATTCGGACATTCAATTCTCACCCGCAAGCCGCACTGATTCTTCAATCACGTCAGCGCCCAAGCGAATGCCGCCCTGAACGAGTTCTTCGATGAGTGGTTTGACTGCGGAAATGAATCCATGTTCTTTTGCTTCGAGCAGGACGCCAAGCGTGCCGGTTAGTTTCAAACCAAGTCGCCGCGCGTGCTTTCGCGCGATACGTTCATCAATAATCACCAGATCAGCGCCAAGTTCTTGCGCGAGTACTATCGCTTCAGCTTCTCCGCGATCCAAGTCGGACAACAAATCCGCGCGGCGCGTATCTTTTAACATGGTTACGATCAGCCAATCGGATTTTTTCAGTTAGGCAATTCCAATTCCGCTTGCGCCGCCGGCGAGTACTTCGTTTTGTACCGTCGGTGGAATAACCACCTGGTCGTACAACCGACGCAATAGGTTCAACTGTCCAATTAGCGCCAAACTGATTATCGGCGTTGTGTTGGTAACGATGATACGTTTACGTTCAGGCATTCGCCATATCCTCAGCTAATTCGTTGGCATCCACACCTATGGGCGACAAGCCAAAACGCCCAAGCGCAAACATAAATTCGACCCGACCCATTCCAGCAAGTCGCGCCGCCATCCCAGTGGAAACCTTACCAAGTTCGTAAAGTTTCACCGCGAGCAAGAGTCGCGCTTCAGATTCAAACTGCACCGGGTTCTCTTTCAACGAAAGCAACAATTCTTCAGGGTATGGAATTGTCAAAACATTCATTGCCATATTTCCTCCAAACCTACCGCGCCCCCGCGCTCTCCACCATCTCACGCGCGATCCGATTGTGCCGCTCGATCACCGGCATCAAATCGAGCGTCGTCAGCGCGCCATTCTCGACGACGACGCGACCGTTGATGACGGACAAATCTACGCGCGGCGGCGTGCAAAACACGAGCGCGGAAACCGGGTCGTGCAACGCACCGGCAAAATCGAGGCGATTCAGATTCACCGCGATGAAATCTGCCGCTTTGCCAGTTTCGAGTGCGCCAATATCATCGCGACCCAGGACGCGCGCGCCGCCGAGTGTGCCGAGTTCGAGCGCCTGCCGCGCGGTCAACGCGCGCGGATCGCCGCCGACGCGTTGCAACAACATGGCTTGGCGCGCTTCGGCTAGCATGTGCGACGAATCGTTCGACGCGGAACCATCCACGCCCAAGCCGACCTTGACCCCGGCGTTCAGCATTTTCACAATCGGCGCGATGCCGGACGCGAGCCGCATGTTCGATGTCGGACAATGCGCGATGCCCGCGCCGACTTGCGCGTATCGTTTGATCTCCGCGTCGTTCACCCAAACGCTATGCGCGAACCACACGTCGTTGCCCATCCATTCGAGATGTTCTGCGTAATCCACCGGGCGATAACCAAATTTTTGCAAACAAAAATCTTCTTCGTCGCGCGTTTCGGCGAGATGTGTGTGGAGGTGAACCTTGTACGCGCGCGCGAGCCGCGCCGATTCGCGCATCAGATCCGGCGTCACGGAAAATGGCGAGCACGGCGCGAGCGAGACGCGGCACATCGAGTACGGGTTTGGATCGTGGAATGTTTCGATCACGCGGCGCGAATCGCGCAGGATCGCGTCCTCACTGTCGCACACGCGGTCGGGCGGCAAGCCGCCTTGCGATTCGCCGAGCGACATCGAGCCGCGCGTCGGATGAAAGCGAATGCCAATTTCGCGCGCCGCGCGAATTTCATCGTCGAGTTTGGAACCGTTCGGAAAAAGATAGAGATGATCGGCGG
This portion of the Chloroflexota bacterium genome encodes:
- a CDS encoding nucleotidyl transferase AbiEii/AbiGii toxin family protein translates to MFIETLPESARQSLALLGEKKIAHGFYLAGGSALALHLGHRISVDLDFFTPRSFDVVTLVRRLAKTGAFVQEQRKKDTLLGTFDQVKVSFFRYSYPLIAKSETVLNTAIAGMSDIGAMKLDAIGTRGKKRDFIDLYYICLAGHTLEDVLDWYREKYKGVEVNLIHYIKALTYFEEAEADPMPRMLKRVSWKRVKQFFEREAPPLLRKVV
- a CDS encoding 8-oxoguanine deaminase, which codes for MPTLLIKHADVLLTMDTARREIRDGALFVRDNVIAQVGATNELPTTADRVIDARGMVVLPGLVNTHHHLYQTLTRALPAAQDADLFHWLKTLYPIWAELTPDAVYTSALTGLAELVLSGCTTAADHLYLFPNGSKLDDEIRAAREIGIRFHPTRGSMSLGESQGGLPPDRVCDSEDAILRDSRRVIETFHDPNPYSMCRVSLAPCSPFSVTPDLMRESARLARAYKVHLHTHLAETRDEEDFCLQKFGYRPVDYAEHLEWMGNDVWFAHSVWVNDAEIKRYAQVGAGIAHCPTSNMRLASGIAPIVKMLNAGVKVGLGVDGSASNDSSHMLAEARQAMLLQRVGGDPRALTARQALELGTLGGARVLGRDDIGALETGKAADFIAVNLNRLDFAGALHDPVSALVFCTPPRVDLSVINGRVVVENGALTTLDLMPVIERHNRIAREMVESAGAR
- a CDS encoding DUF3368 domain-containing protein, with product MLKDTRRADLLSDLDRGEAEAIVLAQELGADLVIIDERIARKHARRLGLKLTGTLGVLLEAKEHGFISAVKPLIEELVQGGIRLGADVIEESVRLAGEN
- a CDS encoding nucleotide-binding protein, which encodes MVTQNSVSSQSLLLLLVPRNEAEQAIRTQIEKGIEISNLVTYPERLKNAKKNAIKWFKDNVELVGRLFNDATVLEEYNSFFREIQITEIPFSEDYVEFFRSRMGALIGILETLLEQLDLIPDAPGTTQSITRQMVLESKVFIVHGHDEAAKESAARFVEKLGLEAIILHEQPNAGRTIIEKFEDHSNVGFAIVLLTPDDVGSPKDKSSETKPRARQNVILELGYFMGKLGRGRVCALYKEDVDIPSDYKGVAYISMDSAGAWRMALAKEIKNAGIEIDLNKVL
- a CDS encoding UPF0175 family protein gives rise to the protein MDTVHVSIDLPRGVLSALRQDPDNFVREMRLAAAVKWYEMRMISQAKAAEIAGVSRSEFLTALQRFGVSPFQYDADEIVEEVKHG
- a CDS encoding DUF3368 domain-containing protein translates to MAERWVINASPLIVLARIGRDDLLFALADHVAVPRVVAQEIQAGPKDAAQQALTGGRFVIVDTPPPSTEILAWDLGAGETAVLAFASAEPGWTAILDDEAARKCARSLSLNVKGTLGIILLAKQKGLIASAAHELRALQAIGFRIDDQTARDALQRAVGETW
- a CDS encoding UPF0175 family protein; protein product: MNVLTIPYPEELLLSLKENPVQFESEARLLLAVKLYELGKVSTGMAARLAGMGRVEFMFALGRFGLSPIGVDANELAEDMANA